Proteins encoded in a region of the Streptomyces sp. NBC_01471 genome:
- the lepA gene encoding translation elongation factor 4, producing MPATPTNVPEPSRTDPALIRNFCIIAHIDHGKSTLADRMLQLTGVVDQRQMRAQYLDRMDIERERGITIKSQAVRLPWAPTTGGDLGTTHVLNMIDTPGHVDFTYEVSRSLAACEGTVLLVDAAQGIEAQTLANLYLAMENDLTIVPVLNKIDLPAAQPEKFSEELANLIGCQPEDVLKVSAKTGMGVDALLDRVVRDVPAPVGRADAPARAMIFDSVYDSYRGVVTYVRVIDGQLNKRERIRMMSTNATHELLEIGVSSPEMTPADGIGVGEVGYIITGVKDVRQSKVGDTITSLHKGATEALGGYKDPKPMVFSGLYPLDGSDYPDLREALEKLQLNDAALVYEPETSAALGFGFRVGFLGLLHLDVVRERLEREFNLELIATAPNVVYRVDMEDGTEHIVTNPSEFPEGKIDKVHEPVVRATVLAPSEFIGAIMELCQNRRGTLLGMDYLSEDRVEIRYTLPLAEIVFDFFDQLKSKTRGYASLDYEPTGEQAAQLVKVDILLHGDKVDAFSAVTHKDKAYAYGVRLVAKLQKLIPRQNFEVPIQAAIGARVIARETVRAIRKDVLAKCYGGDISRKRKLLEKQKEGKKRMKMVGNVEVPQEAFIAVLSTDESGESKKK from the coding sequence GTGCCCGCGACTCCTACCAACGTGCCCGAGCCGAGCCGTACCGACCCGGCGCTGATCCGCAATTTCTGCATCATCGCGCACATCGACCACGGCAAGTCGACCCTTGCCGACCGGATGCTCCAGCTGACCGGGGTGGTCGACCAGCGGCAGATGCGCGCTCAGTACCTCGACCGTATGGACATCGAGCGCGAGCGCGGCATCACGATCAAGTCCCAGGCGGTGCGGCTCCCCTGGGCGCCCACCACGGGCGGGGACCTGGGCACCACCCATGTCCTGAACATGATCGACACCCCTGGTCACGTGGACTTCACCTACGAGGTCTCCCGTTCCCTCGCCGCCTGCGAGGGCACGGTCCTGCTGGTCGACGCGGCCCAGGGCATCGAGGCGCAGACCCTCGCCAACCTCTATCTGGCGATGGAGAACGACCTCACGATCGTTCCGGTCCTCAACAAGATCGACTTGCCGGCCGCGCAGCCCGAGAAGTTCTCCGAGGAGCTGGCGAACCTCATCGGCTGCCAGCCCGAGGACGTGCTCAAGGTCTCGGCGAAGACCGGCATGGGGGTGGACGCGCTCCTCGACCGCGTCGTCAGGGACGTGCCGGCCCCGGTGGGCCGGGCCGATGCCCCCGCCCGCGCGATGATCTTCGACTCGGTCTACGACTCGTACCGCGGCGTCGTCACGTACGTCCGGGTCATCGACGGCCAGCTCAACAAGCGCGAGCGCATCCGGATGATGTCCACCAACGCCACCCACGAGCTGCTGGAGATCGGTGTCTCCTCCCCGGAGATGACCCCGGCGGACGGCATCGGCGTCGGCGAGGTCGGCTACATCATCACCGGCGTGAAGGACGTCAGGCAGTCCAAGGTCGGTGACACGATCACCTCGCTGCACAAGGGCGCCACCGAGGCCCTGGGTGGCTACAAGGACCCCAAGCCGATGGTGTTCTCCGGGCTCTACCCGCTGGACGGCTCGGACTACCCGGACCTCCGCGAAGCCCTGGAGAAGCTCCAGCTCAACGACGCCGCCCTGGTGTACGAGCCGGAGACGTCGGCGGCTCTCGGCTTCGGCTTCCGGGTCGGCTTCCTCGGCCTGCTCCACCTCGACGTGGTCCGCGAGCGGCTGGAGCGTGAGTTCAACCTGGAGCTCATCGCCACCGCGCCCAACGTGGTCTACCGCGTGGACATGGAGGACGGCACCGAGCACATCGTCACCAACCCGAGCGAGTTCCCCGAGGGGAAGATCGACAAGGTGCACGAGCCGGTCGTCCGCGCCACGGTGCTGGCCCCCAGCGAGTTCATCGGCGCGATCATGGAGCTCTGCCAGAACCGCCGCGGCACGCTGCTCGGGATGGACTACCTCTCCGAGGACCGGGTCGAGATCCGCTACACCCTGCCGCTCGCCGAGATCGTCTTCGACTTCTTCGACCAGCTGAAGTCGAAGACCCGCGGCTACGCCTCGCTCGACTACGAGCCCACCGGCGAGCAGGCCGCCCAGCTCGTCAAGGTCGACATCCTGCTGCACGGGGACAAGGTCGACGCGTTCTCCGCCGTCACGCACAAGGACAAGGCCTACGCGTACGGGGTGCGGCTCGTCGCCAAGCTGCAGAAACTGATCCCGCGGCAGAACTTCGAGGTGCCGATCCAGGCCGCCATCGGCGCCCGGGTCATCGCCCGTGAGACCGTCCGGGCCATCCGCAAGGACGTCCTCGCCAAGTGCTACGGCGGTGACATCTCCCGTAAGCGGAAGCTGCTGGAGAAGCAGAAGGAAGGCAAGAAGCGGATGAAGATGGTCGGCAACGTGGAAGTCCCGCAGGAGGCCTTCATCGCGGTGCTGTCGACCGACGAGTCCGGCGAGAGCAAGAAGAAGTAA
- a CDS encoding long-chain fatty acid--CoA ligase, producing MSDTQTLIETRPPSVATLFTQRVAETPDGEAYRFPVPAASGEGPDEWRSLSWGQSAERVYAIAAGLIELGVRSEERVALASSTRVEWILADLGVMCAGAATTTIYPSTNTEESAYILSDSESRVLIAEDAGQLAKARERRAELPDLRHVVVIDTAGLEPDEADEDGWVLSLADLEARGAAHLAANPGAVKERIGAITADQLATLIYTSGTTGRPKGVRLPHDNWSYMAKATVSTGLITKDDVQYLWLPLAHVFGKVLTSGQIEVGHVTAVDGRVDKIIENLPVVQPTYMAAVPRIFEKVYNGVAAKARAGGGAKYKIFQWAAEVAREYAKVTQDHFRHTGSASAPFALSAKHKVADALVYAKIREAFGGRLRACVSGSAALAPDIGLFFAGAGIHILEGYGLTESSAASFVNPGEAYRTGTVGKPLPGTEVRIADDGEVMLRGPGIMAGYHRLPEKTAEVLESDGWFHTGDIGELSSDGYLRITDRKKDLIKTSGGKYIAPAEVEGQFKAVCPFVSNILVHGADRNFCTALIALDEPTILGWAEENGMGGRSYADVVASKEVESLISGYVKRLNEGLQRWQTVKKFRLLPRDLDIEHGELTPSLKLKRPVVEREYKALIEDMYAGSREA from the coding sequence GTGAGCGACACACAGACCTTGATCGAGACCCGGCCGCCCTCCGTGGCGACCCTTTTCACCCAGCGGGTGGCCGAGACGCCCGATGGCGAGGCATACCGCTTCCCGGTGCCCGCGGCCTCCGGCGAGGGGCCCGACGAGTGGAGGTCCCTCAGCTGGGGGCAGTCGGCCGAGCGGGTGTACGCCATCGCCGCCGGCCTGATCGAACTCGGCGTACGGTCCGAGGAGCGCGTCGCGCTCGCCTCGTCGACCCGGGTCGAATGGATCCTGGCCGACCTCGGCGTGATGTGCGCGGGAGCCGCGACGACGACGATCTACCCGTCGACCAACACGGAGGAGTCCGCCTACATCCTCTCCGACTCCGAGAGCCGGGTGCTGATCGCGGAGGACGCCGGGCAGCTCGCCAAGGCACGCGAACGGCGGGCCGAGCTGCCGGACCTGCGCCATGTCGTGGTGATCGACACCGCCGGCCTGGAGCCCGATGAGGCCGACGAGGACGGCTGGGTCCTTTCGCTCGCCGATCTGGAGGCCCGCGGGGCCGCACACCTGGCGGCGAACCCCGGCGCGGTCAAGGAGCGGATCGGGGCCATCACCGCCGACCAGCTCGCCACGCTGATCTACACCTCGGGCACCACGGGCAGGCCCAAGGGCGTACGGCTGCCGCACGACAACTGGTCGTACATGGCCAAGGCCACGGTCTCCACCGGGCTGATCACCAAGGACGACGTCCAGTACCTCTGGCTGCCGCTCGCGCACGTCTTCGGCAAGGTGCTGACCTCCGGCCAGATCGAGGTCGGCCATGTCACCGCCGTGGACGGCCGGGTGGACAAGATCATCGAGAACCTTCCGGTGGTCCAGCCGACCTATATGGCAGCAGTACCGCGGATCTTCGAGAAGGTCTACAACGGGGTCGCTGCCAAGGCGCGGGCCGGTGGCGGCGCCAAGTACAAGATCTTCCAGTGGGCCGCCGAGGTGGCGCGCGAGTACGCGAAGGTCACCCAGGACCACTTCCGGCACACCGGCTCCGCGTCGGCGCCGTTCGCGCTCTCGGCCAAGCACAAGGTCGCCGACGCGCTGGTGTACGCCAAGATCCGGGAGGCGTTCGGCGGGCGGCTGCGCGCCTGTGTCTCGGGCTCGGCCGCGCTCGCCCCCGACATCGGGCTGTTCTTCGCCGGTGCGGGCATCCACATCCTGGAGGGGTACGGCCTCACCGAGTCGAGCGCCGCCTCCTTCGTCAACCCCGGCGAGGCCTACCGCACCGGCACCGTCGGCAAGCCGCTGCCCGGCACCGAGGTCCGGATCGCCGACGACGGCGAGGTCATGCTCCGCGGCCCCGGCATCATGGCGGGCTACCACCGGCTGCCGGAGAAGACCGCCGAAGTGCTGGAGTCCGACGGCTGGTTCCACACCGGTGACATCGGCGAGCTGTCGTCCGACGGCTATCTGCGGATCACCGACCGCAAGAAGGACCTGATCAAGACGTCCGGCGGCAAGTACATCGCACCGGCCGAGGTCGAGGGCCAGTTCAAGGCGGTGTGCCCGTTCGTCTCCAACATTCTGGTGCACGGCGCGGACCGTAACTTCTGTACGGCCCTGATCGCCCTCGACGAGCCGACCATCCTGGGCTGGGCCGAGGAGAACGGGATGGGCGGCCGGTCGTACGCCGACGTGGTCGCCTCCAAGGAGGTCGAGTCGCTGATCAGCGGCTATGTGAAGCGGCTCAACGAGGGGCTCCAGCGCTGGCAGACGGTCAAGAAGTTCCGGCTGCTGCCGCGCGATCTCGACATCGAGCACGGTGAGCTGACCCCCAGCCTCAAGCTGAAGCGCCCGGTCGTCGAGCGCGAGTACAAGGCGCTCATCGAGGACATGTACGCGGGCTCGCGCGAGGCGTAG
- a CDS encoding SpoIIE family protein phosphatase, translating to MGSIPVQRETAVRTVRPSGPPAGVPSVVRTSLPGNPLSPSAARRFVRAALADWTALGLPTATGFTDQLAEDATLIASELVTNAVVHAGTTVEVLVRLEGAAGDEPPALVIEVSDHHPSREVRNDPEDQQDGLPEYGRGLRLVSSLAEAWGITYRTGLKTVWTRLPLDGGDPQSASGGDLRLRRGLRAAEILAPAPRRTQGAEREWSSSGALSFLAEASELLAGQFDEDMIAALAAQLLVPRLGDWCAVWLDPEAGGPGRRPRLSRVWHAHESRIDELRAVLEKEPPQLPESARGAAVSLEWPVSDGTAGSDGTAGADGTVLGYRLLAAGRPLGTLLLGRAAGRRAHEEVTALVGDFARRVAQAIGAARQYTRQATISRVLQRGLLPSSVAEIPGVDSALVYEPRGEGVAGGDFYDVFPGESAGGRWCFALGDVQGSGPEAAVVTGLARPWLRLLAREGYQVSEVLDRLNKLLLDDAMETAEAAARMVAVAGGQELHEDPQSRFLSLLYGELVPLPDGAGVRCTLASAGHPLPLLLSPDGTVRPAAAPQMLLGVVEGVTYESETFDLLPGDTLLCVTDGVTERRAGPRMFDDGDGLSAELAGCTGLTAQGVAERIKQAVYAFGVEPLDDDMALLVLRAE from the coding sequence GTGGGGTCCATTCCCGTGCAGAGGGAGACCGCGGTCCGTACCGTGCGCCCCTCCGGGCCACCGGCAGGCGTGCCGTCGGTGGTCCGCACCAGCCTGCCCGGCAACCCGCTGTCCCCGTCCGCCGCACGCCGGTTCGTCCGGGCCGCGCTCGCCGACTGGACCGCGCTCGGGCTGCCGACCGCCACCGGCTTCACCGACCAGCTCGCCGAGGACGCCACGCTGATCGCCAGTGAACTCGTCACCAACGCCGTCGTGCACGCGGGCACCACGGTCGAGGTGCTCGTCCGGCTGGAGGGCGCGGCGGGCGACGAGCCGCCCGCGCTGGTGATCGAGGTCTCCGACCACCACCCCTCGCGGGAGGTCCGCAACGACCCTGAGGACCAGCAGGACGGCCTGCCGGAGTACGGCCGCGGGCTGCGGCTCGTCTCGTCCCTCGCCGAGGCCTGGGGCATCACCTACCGCACCGGGCTCAAGACGGTCTGGACCCGGCTGCCGCTCGACGGGGGCGACCCGCAGTCCGCATCCGGCGGCGACCTCCGCCTCCGGCGCGGACTGCGCGCCGCCGAGATCCTGGCCCCCGCGCCCCGGCGCACGCAGGGCGCGGAGCGGGAGTGGAGCAGCAGCGGGGCGCTCAGCTTCCTCGCCGAGGCATCCGAACTGCTCGCCGGGCAGTTCGACGAGGACATGATCGCCGCGCTGGCCGCCCAGCTCCTGGTGCCCCGGCTCGGCGACTGGTGCGCCGTCTGGCTGGACCCGGAGGCCGGCGGTCCGGGACGCAGACCGAGACTGTCGCGGGTCTGGCACGCCCACGAGAGCCGGATCGACGAACTGCGTGCCGTACTGGAGAAGGAGCCGCCGCAGCTGCCCGAGTCCGCGCGGGGCGCCGCCGTGTCCCTGGAGTGGCCGGTCAGCGACGGGACGGCGGGCTCCGACGGCACAGCGGGCGCCGACGGCACGGTGCTCGGCTACCGGCTGCTCGCCGCCGGCCGGCCGCTGGGCACGCTGCTGCTCGGCCGGGCCGCCGGGCGGCGCGCCCACGAGGAAGTGACCGCCCTGGTGGGCGACTTCGCGCGCCGGGTCGCCCAGGCGATCGGCGCCGCGCGCCAGTACACCCGGCAGGCGACCATCAGCAGGGTCCTCCAGCGCGGGCTGCTGCCCAGCAGCGTCGCCGAGATTCCCGGCGTGGACAGCGCCCTCGTCTACGAGCCGCGCGGCGAGGGCGTCGCGGGCGGCGACTTCTACGACGTCTTTCCCGGCGAGAGTGCGGGCGGCCGCTGGTGCTTCGCGCTCGGCGACGTCCAGGGCAGCGGCCCGGAGGCGGCCGTCGTCACCGGACTCGCCCGCCCCTGGCTGCGGCTGCTCGCCCGCGAGGGCTACCAGGTGTCCGAGGTACTCGACCGGCTCAACAAGCTGCTGCTCGACGACGCGATGGAGACCGCCGAGGCGGCGGCCCGGATGGTCGCGGTGGCGGGCGGCCAGGAGCTGCACGAGGACCCCCAGTCCCGGTTCCTCTCGCTGCTCTACGGCGAGCTGGTACCGCTGCCCGACGGTGCGGGAGTGCGGTGCACCCTGGCCAGCGCGGGCCACCCGCTGCCGCTGCTGCTGAGCCCCGACGGCACTGTGCGGCCCGCCGCCGCACCGCAGATGCTGCTCGGCGTGGTCGAGGGGGTCACGTACGAGAGCGAGACGTTCGACCTGCTGCCCGGCGACACGCTGCTCTGCGTCACCGACGGCGTCACCGAGCGGCGGGCAGGCCCGCGCATGTTCGACGACGGCGACGGGCTCTCCGCCGAGCTCGCGGGCTGTACGGGGCTGACCGCGCAGGGGGTCGCCGAGCGGATCAAGCAGGCGGTCTACGCGTTCGGCGTGGAGCCGCTGGACGACGACATGGCGCTGCTGGTGCTGCGGGCGGAGTAG
- the hemW gene encoding radical SAM family heme chaperone HemW: MPSVLPDGEPMPDDGALPGHALEGAGERPLGFYLHVPYCATRCGYCDFNTYTATELRGSGGVLASQDNYASTLTEEIRLARKVLGDDPRPVSTVFVGGGTPTLLDAADLVRMLAAVRDEFGLADNAEITTEANPESVGPEYLATLRAGGFNRISFGMQSARQHVLKILDRTHTPGRPEACVAEARAAGFEHVNLDLIYGTPGESDDDWRASLAAAVGAGPDHISAYALIVEEGTQLARRIRRGEVPMTDDDEHADRYLIADSVLADAGFSWYEVSNWATTEAGRCLHNELYWRGADWWGAGPGAHSHVGGVRWWNVKHPGAYAAALAAGKSPGAGREILPAEDRRVERILLELRLRDGCPLSILAPAGLAASRRALADGLLEAAAYEAGRAVLTLRGRLLADAVVRDLVD; encoded by the coding sequence ATGCCTTCCGTACTGCCCGATGGTGAGCCCATGCCCGATGACGGGGCGCTGCCCGGTCATGCCCTGGAGGGCGCGGGTGAGCGGCCGCTCGGGTTCTATCTGCACGTGCCCTACTGCGCGACGCGCTGCGGGTACTGCGACTTCAACACCTACACCGCGACCGAGCTGCGCGGCTCGGGCGGTGTGCTGGCCTCGCAGGACAACTACGCCTCGACCCTGACCGAGGAGATCCGGCTGGCCCGCAAGGTGCTCGGCGACGACCCCCGGCCGGTCAGCACCGTCTTCGTCGGCGGCGGAACACCGACCCTGCTCGACGCGGCGGACCTGGTGCGGATGCTCGCGGCGGTCCGGGACGAGTTCGGCCTCGCCGACAACGCGGAGATCACCACCGAGGCCAACCCCGAGTCCGTGGGCCCCGAGTATCTGGCGACGCTGCGGGCCGGGGGCTTCAACCGGATCTCGTTCGGGATGCAGAGCGCCCGGCAGCACGTCCTGAAGATCCTCGACCGCACGCACACCCCGGGCAGGCCCGAGGCGTGCGTCGCCGAGGCCCGCGCGGCGGGCTTCGAGCACGTCAATCTGGACCTGATCTACGGCACGCCGGGGGAGTCCGACGACGACTGGCGGGCCTCGCTCGCGGCGGCGGTCGGAGCCGGACCCGACCACATCTCCGCGTACGCCCTCATCGTCGAGGAGGGCACCCAGCTGGCCCGCAGGATCCGGCGCGGCGAAGTGCCGATGACGGACGACGACGAGCACGCGGACCGCTATCTGATCGCGGACTCCGTCCTGGCCGACGCGGGCTTCTCCTGGTACGAGGTCTCCAACTGGGCCACCACCGAAGCGGGCCGCTGCCTGCACAACGAGCTGTACTGGCGCGGCGCGGACTGGTGGGGCGCGGGCCCCGGCGCGCACAGCCACGTCGGCGGGGTGCGCTGGTGGAACGTGAAGCACCCCGGCGCGTACGCGGCGGCCCTGGCTGCCGGGAAGTCACCCGGCGCGGGCCGGGAGATCCTGCCGGCCGAGGACCGCCGGGTGGAACGCATCCTGCTGGAACTGCGCCTGCGCGACGGCTGCCCGCTCTCCATCCTGGCCCCGGCGGGCCTGGCCGCGTCCCGGCGCGCCCTGGCGGACGGGCTGCTTGAGGCTGCGGCCTATGAGGCGGGGCGGGCCGTGCTGACGCTGCGGGGGCGGCTGCTGGCCGATGCGGTGGTGCGGGACCTGGTCGACTGA
- a CDS encoding DUF3097 domain-containing protein, translated as MRSYSPDFTPPWKKQTPAREVAAEPDLVVEEIATGFCGAVIRCEKTAEGPTVTLEDRFGKHRVFPMGPRAFLLEGRPVTLVRPTAAPRRTDRTASGSLAVPGARARVARAGRIYVEGRHDAELVERVWGDDLRIEGVVVEYLEGIDDLPAIVTEFGPGADARLGVLVDHLVPGSKESRIAAQVSSDHALVVGHPYIDVWEAVKPSSVGIAGWPAVPRGQDWKTGVCRALGWPENTGAAWQRILSGVRSYRDLEPALLGRVEELIDFVTAPVE; from the coding sequence ATGCGCAGCTACAGCCCCGACTTCACGCCGCCGTGGAAGAAGCAGACGCCCGCCCGCGAGGTCGCGGCCGAGCCCGATCTGGTGGTCGAGGAGATCGCCACCGGCTTCTGCGGTGCGGTGATCCGGTGTGAGAAGACGGCCGAGGGGCCGACGGTCACCCTGGAGGACCGCTTCGGCAAGCACCGGGTGTTCCCGATGGGGCCGCGCGCCTTCCTGCTTGAGGGGCGCCCGGTCACGCTCGTACGCCCCACGGCGGCGCCCCGGCGCACCGACCGGACGGCGTCCGGCTCGCTGGCGGTGCCCGGCGCCCGGGCACGGGTCGCGCGGGCCGGGCGGATCTACGTGGAGGGGCGCCACGACGCGGAGCTGGTCGAGCGGGTGTGGGGCGACGACCTGCGGATCGAGGGTGTCGTCGTCGAGTATCTGGAGGGCATCGACGATCTGCCCGCGATCGTCACGGAGTTCGGCCCGGGGGCGGACGCACGGCTCGGGGTGCTGGTCGACCACCTGGTCCCGGGCTCGAAGGAGTCCCGTATCGCGGCGCAGGTCTCCAGTGACCACGCGCTGGTGGTGGGGCACCCCTACATCGATGTCTGGGAAGCGGTGAAGCCCTCGTCCGTGGGCATCGCGGGGTGGCCGGCCGTGCCGCGCGGACAGGACTGGAAGACCGGGGTGTGCCGGGCGCTGGGCTGGCCGGAGAACACCGGCGCCGCGTGGCAGCGGATCCTCTCCGGGGTGCGCTCCTACCGGGACCTGGAGCCCGCTCTGCTGGGCCGGGTCGAGGAACTGATCGACTTCGTGACGGCCCCTGTGGAGTAG
- a CDS encoding MBL fold metallo-hydrolase, producing the protein MDATDATDAAWEDSGWEHLAPGVGRCRLPRWDATAGLVAGRYGALLFDTGATLREGREVRMRAEAVLGRRVTHIALSHPHFDHVLGTAAFAGVQVYGAVGAEALLTRGSRGADALRQDAVRHGVPAAEAAEAVAHLVAPHHPVSGELTLDLGGRRVTLVNCGPGHTGHDLVLLVPGGREAGPAAGADGAGARTVVFCGDLVEESGEPQAGPDAMPARWPAALDRLLALGGADALYVPGHGAVVDAAFVRAQRDVLAARSGVS; encoded by the coding sequence ATGGACGCCACTGACGCCACTGACGCCGCTTGGGAAGACTCCGGCTGGGAACACCTGGCGCCGGGGGTGGGACGGTGCCGTCTCCCGCGCTGGGACGCCACGGCCGGGCTCGTGGCCGGCCGGTACGGTGCGCTGCTCTTCGACACGGGCGCGACGCTGCGCGAGGGCCGGGAGGTCCGGATGCGCGCGGAGGCGGTGCTGGGCCGCCGGGTGACGCACATCGCGCTGAGCCACCCGCACTTCGACCATGTGCTGGGCACCGCCGCGTTCGCGGGTGTCCAGGTGTACGGAGCGGTGGGCGCGGAGGCGCTGCTCACCCGGGGCTCACGCGGTGCCGACGCACTGCGCCAGGACGCGGTGCGCCACGGGGTCCCGGCGGCGGAGGCCGCCGAGGCAGTGGCCCATCTCGTCGCTCCGCACCATCCGGTCTCCGGGGAACTGACCCTGGACCTGGGCGGCCGCCGGGTCACCCTCGTGAACTGCGGCCCCGGCCACACCGGCCACGACCTGGTGCTGCTCGTCCCGGGCGGACGGGAGGCCGGCCCCGCGGCGGGTGCGGACGGTGCGGGCGCCCGCACCGTCGTCTTCTGCGGCGATCTGGTCGAGGAGTCGGGCGAGCCCCAGGCGGGCCCGGACGCGATGCCCGCCCGCTGGCCCGCCGCGCTGGACCGGCTGCTGGCGCTGGGCGGCGCGGACGCGCTGTACGTACCGGGGCACGGCGCCGTGGTCGACGCCGCTTTCGTCCGCGCTCAGCGGGATGTGCTGGCAGCACGCTCCGGGGTGTCGTAG
- the hrcA gene encoding heat-inducible transcriptional repressor HrcA, with protein MLSERRLEVLRAIVQDYVGTEEPVGSKALTERHRLGVSPATVRNDMAALEDEGFIAQPHTSAGRIPTDKGYRLFVDRLAGVKPLSSPERRAIQNFMDGAVDLDDVVARTVRLLAQLTRQVAVVQYPSLTRSTVRHVELLALAPARLMLVLITDTGRVEQRLVDCPGPFGETSLADLRARLNSRVVGRRFADVPQLVQDLPESFEQEDRGTVSTVLATLLETLVEETEERLMIGGTANLTRFGHDFPLTIRPVLEALEEQVVLLKLLGEDSGMTVRIGHENAHEGLTSTSVVAVGYGSGDEAVAKLGVVGPTRMDYPGTMGAVRAVARYVGQILAES; from the coding sequence GTGCTCAGCGAACGCAGACTCGAAGTGTTGCGCGCCATCGTCCAGGACTATGTGGGCACCGAGGAGCCGGTCGGTTCCAAGGCGCTCACCGAGCGGCACCGGCTCGGTGTCTCACCGGCCACCGTCCGCAACGACATGGCGGCCCTGGAGGACGAGGGGTTCATCGCCCAGCCGCACACGAGCGCGGGCCGCATCCCCACGGACAAGGGGTACCGGCTGTTCGTCGACCGGCTCGCGGGCGTCAAGCCCCTCTCGTCGCCCGAGCGGCGCGCCATCCAGAACTTCATGGACGGCGCGGTCGACCTCGACGACGTGGTGGCCAGGACCGTGCGGCTCCTCGCCCAGCTCACCCGGCAGGTCGCCGTCGTGCAGTACCCGTCGCTGACCCGTTCCACGGTGCGGCACGTGGAGCTGCTCGCGCTGGCCCCGGCCCGGCTGATGCTCGTACTGATCACGGACACCGGGCGGGTGGAGCAGCGTCTGGTCGACTGCCCGGGGCCGTTCGGTGAGACATCTCTCGCCGACCTCCGTGCCCGGCTCAACAGCAGGGTGGTGGGGCGCCGCTTCGCGGACGTACCACAATTGGTGCAGGACCTGCCCGAGTCCTTCGAGCAGGAGGACCGGGGTACGGTTTCCACGGTGCTCGCGACCTTGCTCGAAACGCTGGTCGAGGAGACCGAAGAACGGCTGATGATCGGCGGAACCGCCAATCTGACGCGATTCGGACATGACTTCCCACTGACCATCAGGCCGGTGCTGGAAGCGCTGGAGGAGCAGGTCGTGCTCCTCAAGCTGCTCGGTGAGGACTCGGGCATGACCGTACGCATCGGGCATGAGAATGCCCACGAGGGCCTGACGTCCACATCGGTCGTCGCCGTCGGCTACGGTTCGGGCGACGAGGCAGTCGCCAAACTCGGCGTGGTCGGACCGACCCGCATGGACTACCCCGGAACGATGGGAGCGGTACGCGCAGTGGC